A genomic stretch from Paraburkholderia dioscoreae includes:
- a CDS encoding formylmethanofuran dehydrogenase subunit C, whose protein sequence is MSQRTTLRVKTPPGFRVDASSLLPMPLAAMSVADIERMVLPAGNDRCIVGDIFHVSRNEAADVSEAPHAGATLVFENAEPWLDRVGARMTDGHLVVHGSTGDYSGFQMAGGMLHIEGDAGHFTACEMRGGRLTVTGHSGDFAAGALAGDMEGMTGGTLTIHGNAGARLADRMRRGLVLVGGNAGDFAASRLVAGTIGIGGQLGAHYAYGMRRGTLLLAQRPAHLPPTFTEGGRGFDVFWALLVRSLAIEIAPFSQWRTASLPTRHAGDLAVDGRGEILVVS, encoded by the coding sequence ATGAGTCAACGCACAACGCTGCGCGTGAAAACGCCGCCGGGTTTCCGGGTCGACGCTTCCTCCCTGCTGCCGATGCCGCTCGCGGCGATGAGCGTGGCGGACATCGAGCGCATGGTCCTGCCCGCGGGCAACGACAGGTGTATCGTGGGCGATATATTCCACGTGTCACGCAATGAAGCCGCCGATGTCTCAGAAGCGCCTCACGCCGGCGCCACCCTGGTGTTCGAGAACGCAGAGCCGTGGCTCGACCGCGTCGGTGCACGGATGACGGACGGGCACCTCGTCGTTCACGGTTCGACCGGCGACTACAGCGGTTTCCAGATGGCGGGCGGCATGCTGCACATCGAAGGCGACGCCGGACATTTCACAGCGTGCGAAATGCGCGGCGGCCGCCTGACGGTGACCGGCCATAGCGGCGATTTCGCCGCCGGCGCGCTCGCCGGCGACATGGAAGGCATGACGGGCGGCACGCTGACGATTCATGGCAACGCGGGTGCACGGCTTGCCGATCGCATGCGCCGCGGCCTCGTGCTGGTCGGCGGCAACGCGGGCGATTTTGCCGCGTCGCGACTGGTGGCGGGCACCATTGGTATCGGCGGTCAACTCGGCGCGCATTATGCGTACGGTATGAGGCGCGGCACGCTCCTGCTCGCCCAGCGGCCGGCGCACTTGCCGCCGACGTTCACCGAAGGCGGCCGCGGTTTCGACGTGTTCTGGGCGCTCCTCGTGCGCAGTCTCGCCATTGAAATCGCGCCTTTTTCGCAGTGGCGCACGGCGAGTTTGCCGACGCGCCACGCGGGCGATCTCGCGGTCGACGGACGAGGGGAAATACTGGTCGTGAGTTAG
- the fhcD gene encoding formylmethanofuran--tetrahydromethanopterin N-formyltransferase, which produces MSEPATLQINGTTIDATFAEAFPMKATRLVITAHTPAWAMNAANSLTGFATSVIGCGCEAGVERMLPAGQTPDGRPGVTVLLFAVSSKELAKQIERRVGQCVLTCPTTAVYGGIDAETSRAPLSDRASLGSGLRFFGDGWQISKMLGDTRYWRVPVMDGEFVCEDTALTVKAVGGGNLILLARDIDAALAAAEAAVAAMRRLPNVIMPFPGGVVRSGSKVGSKYKGASASTNDAFCPTLTGLSAHSELSAEVGSVLEIVIDGLTGTDVGAAMTAGIGAATGLGRAAGLLRISAGNYGGKLGPYHFHLHSLAAGLDGSRA; this is translated from the coding sequence ATGAGCGAACCGGCGACCCTGCAGATCAACGGCACCACGATCGACGCCACCTTCGCGGAAGCCTTTCCGATGAAGGCAACACGGCTCGTCATCACCGCCCATACGCCGGCCTGGGCGATGAACGCCGCCAACTCGCTGACGGGTTTCGCCACCTCGGTGATCGGCTGCGGCTGCGAAGCGGGCGTCGAACGCATGCTGCCGGCCGGGCAAACGCCCGATGGCCGGCCGGGCGTGACGGTACTGCTGTTCGCGGTCTCGTCGAAGGAACTGGCCAAACAGATCGAACGGCGCGTCGGGCAATGCGTGCTCACCTGCCCGACCACCGCTGTGTACGGCGGCATCGACGCCGAAACGAGCCGCGCGCCGCTGTCCGACCGGGCGTCGCTCGGCAGTGGTCTGCGCTTTTTCGGCGACGGCTGGCAGATCTCGAAGATGCTCGGCGACACGCGTTACTGGCGCGTGCCGGTGATGGACGGCGAGTTCGTCTGCGAAGACACTGCGCTCACCGTCAAAGCCGTGGGCGGCGGCAACCTGATTCTGCTGGCGCGCGATATCGACGCCGCACTCGCCGCCGCCGAGGCCGCGGTCGCCGCCATGCGCAGGCTGCCGAACGTGATCATGCCGTTCCCGGGCGGCGTCGTGCGCTCGGGTTCGAAGGTCGGCTCGAAATACAAAGGCGCGAGCGCATCCACCAACGACGCGTTCTGCCCCACGCTCACGGGTCTCTCGGCGCACAGCGAACTGAGCGCGGAAGTCGGCAGCGTGCTCGAAATCGTGATCGACGGGCTCACGGGTACGGACGTGGGCGCCGCCATGACCGCGGGTATCGGCGCGGCCACCGGGCTCGGACGCGCGGCCGGCCTGCTGCGGATTTCGGCGGGCAACTACGGCGGCAAGCTGGGGCCTTACCACTTCCATCTTCACAGCCTCGCAGCCGGCCTCGACGGGAGCCGCGCATGA
- a CDS encoding formylmethanofuran dehydrogenase subunit A, which translates to MSLIRLKGGTLFDPTNGVNGERRDLAIRDGRIVDVPAGTPADHEYDATGMIVMAGGIDMHSHIGGGKTNLSRLLLPEDHRDDRVRDAAYESVQDANGRYLRLPSCGVCTPGTLATGYRYAEMGYTAAFEPAMMPSNARHTHLEMGDTPIIDHGAYVMLGNDELFLQMLAARDDFERLRDYIGWTIHASKALGVKVVNPGGISAFKFNQRSLNVDEPHVHYGITPREVLHTLSRALTELRVPHPLHVHASNLGVPGNIDSTIATMDAADGLPIHLTHIQFHSYGTEGPQKFSSGARQIAEAVNARPNVSIDVGQIIFGQTVTASGDTMMQFRNTPLARPHKWVIGDIECDAGCGVVPFRYREQSYVNALQWIIGLEIFLLIDDPWRVAMTTDHPNGGPFTSYPHLIRLLMDKSFRGEQLAKLNADAQVASALPQLQREFSLYEIAIITRAGPARLLGLRDRGHLGVGAAADIAVYRDDADRERMFTSPAYVFKDGELVARDGTLVATPTGGIHFVSPDFDRGIEKTLRAYGDANLANNFAHAAIGDDEICNCCRGGRLLPVECLANG; encoded by the coding sequence ATGAGTCTGATCCGGCTCAAGGGCGGCACGCTCTTCGATCCCACCAACGGCGTGAACGGCGAGCGCCGCGACCTGGCGATCCGCGACGGCCGCATTGTCGACGTGCCCGCCGGTACGCCGGCCGACCATGAATACGATGCCACCGGCATGATCGTGATGGCAGGCGGCATCGACATGCACTCGCATATCGGCGGCGGCAAGACCAATCTTTCGCGCCTGCTGCTGCCCGAGGATCATCGCGACGACCGTGTGCGGGACGCCGCCTACGAATCGGTGCAGGATGCGAACGGCCGCTATCTGCGGCTGCCGTCGTGCGGAGTCTGCACGCCCGGCACGCTCGCAACCGGCTACCGCTACGCCGAAATGGGCTACACGGCCGCGTTCGAACCGGCCATGATGCCGTCCAACGCGCGCCACACGCACCTCGAAATGGGCGACACGCCGATCATCGATCACGGCGCGTACGTGATGCTCGGCAACGACGAACTGTTCCTGCAGATGCTCGCCGCGCGCGACGACTTCGAGCGGCTGCGCGACTACATCGGCTGGACGATTCATGCGAGCAAGGCGCTCGGCGTGAAGGTCGTCAATCCCGGCGGCATCTCGGCGTTCAAGTTCAACCAGCGTTCGCTGAACGTGGACGAGCCGCACGTGCATTACGGCATCACGCCGCGCGAGGTGCTGCACACCCTCTCGCGCGCGTTGACCGAACTGCGCGTGCCGCATCCGCTACATGTGCATGCGAGCAATCTCGGCGTGCCCGGCAACATCGATTCGACGATCGCCACGATGGATGCCGCCGACGGCCTGCCGATCCATCTCACGCATATCCAGTTTCATAGCTATGGCACCGAGGGTCCGCAAAAGTTTTCGTCGGGCGCGCGGCAGATCGCCGAAGCGGTGAACGCGCGGCCGAACGTGTCGATCGACGTCGGACAGATCATCTTCGGGCAGACCGTCACCGCATCGGGTGACACCATGATGCAGTTCCGCAACACGCCGCTCGCGCGTCCGCACAAATGGGTGATCGGCGATATCGAATGCGACGCGGGCTGCGGCGTGGTGCCGTTCCGCTATCGCGAGCAGAGCTACGTGAATGCGTTGCAGTGGATCATCGGCCTCGAGATCTTTCTGCTGATCGACGACCCGTGGCGCGTCGCGATGACCACCGATCATCCGAACGGCGGTCCGTTCACGAGCTATCCGCATCTGATCCGCCTGCTGATGGACAAATCGTTTCGCGGCGAGCAACTCGCGAAGCTCAATGCCGACGCACAGGTGGCGAGCGCGTTGCCGCAGTTGCAACGCGAGTTCTCGCTGTACGAAATCGCCATCATCACGCGCGCCGGCCCGGCACGCCTGCTCGGGTTGCGCGACCGGGGCCATCTGGGCGTCGGCGCGGCGGCGGACATTGCCGTCTATCGCGACGACGCGGACCGCGAGCGGATGTTTACGTCGCCCGCTTATGTGTTCAAGGACGGCGAACTGGTCGCGCGCGACGGCACGCTCGTCGCCACGCCCACGGGCGGCATCCATTTCGTTTCGCCCGACTTCGACCGGGGCATCGAGAAGACGCTGCGTGCCTACGGCGACGCCAATCTCGCGAACAACTTCGCGCATGCCGCAATCGGCGACGACGAGATCTGCAACTGCTGCCGCGGCGGCAGACTGCTGCCGGTCGAATGTCTCGCGAACGGCTGA
- a CDS encoding molybdopterin-binding domain-containing protein yields MHLSSIDPSSTSPSAATSAPASPVTRDWICPFCPLLCDDLVVESREDATLAVPDTECPRLAQALACYGSADAQCGNSVDGQDADLDTALASAARILASARRPLFGSLTTDVAGTRALYTLAAGCGAILDHLHGDAMSAATLPLQDRGSFFTTLSEVRSRADLLVFFGCRPSQRYPRFFARTLEGTQQQRDLVFVGCTPDPAASSLANARIEALLPDADPFDTLALWSALSEGREPGALQDDSTGAAEALATLQARIAAAHYTVLVYEPAALPGPHAALLIEALNRIVKAANRTVRAGCLALGGDDGALTVNQTVTWLSGLPLRTRVSTPARIAGTAPLDYDPYRYRTARLLAEGEIDALLWVASFAPPAWPQALAEDVPAIVLGHPALAQAAKSRGGATVFIPVATPGIDSGGHLFRVDGSVVMPLAAARGAALPSVAAIASRLAERLHAQPAAQVQP; encoded by the coding sequence ATGCACCTCTCGTCCATCGATCCATCGTCCACGAGCCCGTCGGCCGCGACCAGCGCGCCCGCCTCGCCGGTTACGCGCGATTGGATCTGTCCGTTCTGCCCGCTGCTATGCGACGACCTCGTCGTCGAGTCGCGCGAAGACGCCACGCTCGCGGTGCCCGATACCGAATGCCCGCGCCTCGCGCAAGCGCTCGCATGCTATGGCAGTGCGGATGCGCAGTGCGGCAACAGCGTCGATGGTCAAGACGCGGATCTCGATACCGCACTGGCGAGCGCGGCGCGGATACTTGCCTCGGCACGCCGCCCGTTGTTCGGCTCGCTGACCACGGACGTTGCCGGCACCCGTGCGCTGTACACGCTCGCCGCTGGCTGCGGCGCCATTCTCGATCATCTGCACGGCGATGCGATGAGCGCGGCCACGCTGCCATTACAGGATCGTGGGTCGTTCTTCACGACGCTGTCCGAAGTGCGTTCACGTGCGGACCTGCTGGTGTTTTTCGGCTGCCGGCCGTCGCAGCGTTACCCGCGTTTCTTCGCGCGTACGCTGGAAGGCACGCAGCAGCAACGCGACCTGGTGTTCGTCGGCTGCACACCTGACCCGGCGGCGAGCAGCCTGGCGAATGCGCGAATCGAAGCGCTCCTGCCGGACGCCGATCCTTTCGACACGCTCGCGCTCTGGTCCGCACTTAGCGAAGGCCGTGAGCCTGGCGCATTGCAGGACGACAGCACGGGTGCAGCAGAAGCGCTTGCCACGCTACAAGCACGCATCGCCGCCGCGCACTACACCGTGCTCGTCTACGAACCTGCGGCGCTGCCCGGCCCGCACGCCGCGCTGCTGATCGAAGCATTGAACCGGATCGTCAAGGCGGCCAACCGCACCGTACGCGCCGGCTGTCTCGCGCTCGGCGGCGACGACGGCGCGCTGACCGTCAATCAGACCGTGACCTGGCTTTCGGGTCTGCCGCTCCGTACTCGTGTCTCCACGCCCGCACGCATCGCCGGCACGGCGCCGCTCGACTACGATCCGTATCGCTACCGCACGGCCCGACTGCTCGCCGAGGGCGAGATCGATGCCTTGCTGTGGGTCGCCAGCTTCGCGCCGCCGGCCTGGCCGCAAGCGCTCGCCGAAGACGTACCGGCGATCGTGCTCGGCCATCCCGCTTTAGCGCAGGCCGCGAAATCGCGTGGCGGCGCCACCGTGTTCATTCCCGTCGCCACGCCTGGCATCGATAGCGGCGGACATCTGTTTCGCGTCGACGGCTCGGTCGTGATGCCGCTCGCTGCCGCACGCGGTGCGGCGCTGCCGTCAGTGGCGGCGATCGCATCGCGACTGGCTGAGCGGCTCCACGCCCAACCCGCCGCACAGGTGCAGCCATGA
- a CDS encoding HisA/HisF-related TIM barrel protein, translating to MQVIPVLDLLDGHVVRAVRGERTAYRPIRSSLAATSEPLHIARALLAASGARTLYIADLGAILQQGAHVETLAALRAALPGTDIWLDAGYADYTSMHSLFERIEATCKRNSNSQPAPHDLATLVPVFGTESLRDIDALRAAEAAGLSPILSLDHRTGQLLTATAFERTSAWWPRRVIAMTLDQVGSYDGPDLATVERIRAVAPAHSAVIGAGGIRHRDDVAAAARSGASAWLVASALHDRQIGAPLIEST from the coding sequence ATGCAGGTGATACCGGTTCTCGATCTGCTCGACGGCCACGTGGTGCGCGCGGTGCGCGGCGAACGAACGGCCTATCGGCCCATCCGCTCGTCGCTCGCCGCCACCAGCGAGCCGCTTCACATCGCCCGTGCGCTGCTTGCGGCAAGCGGCGCACGAACGCTCTATATCGCCGACCTCGGCGCGATCCTTCAGCAAGGCGCTCATGTCGAGACGCTCGCTGCACTGCGTGCCGCCCTGCCCGGCACTGACATCTGGCTCGACGCGGGCTATGCCGACTACACCTCGATGCATTCGCTGTTCGAACGCATCGAAGCAACCTGCAAGCGCAACAGCAACAGCCAACCTGCTCCGCACGATCTCGCGACCCTCGTGCCCGTATTCGGCACCGAGTCGCTGCGCGACATCGACGCGCTGCGCGCCGCCGAAGCCGCCGGTCTCTCGCCGATCCTTTCGCTCGACCACCGCACCGGCCAACTACTCACCGCCACCGCATTCGAGCGCACCTCCGCGTGGTGGCCTCGAAGAGTGATCGCAATGACGCTCGATCAGGTGGGCAGCTACGACGGCCCCGATCTCGCCACGGTCGAACGCATTCGTGCCGTTGCTCCCGCGCATTCCGCCGTGATCGGAGCGGGCGGCATTCGCCATCGCGACGATGTTGCGGCAGCGGCCCGCAGCGGTGCTTCTGCGTGGCTCGTCGCGTCCGCGCTGCATGATCGGCAGATCGGCGCGCCGCTCATCGAATCCACATAG
- a CDS encoding ATP-grasp domain-containing protein, producing MTKIFVYEYLTGGGIDPAHAGAASLADLSALIVEGRVMRDALVSDLRELDGVDVSFASSRFETVDPALAHCRAAQGESMTAFVARVAREHDYAWIIAPECDGLLLHLYDAVGAARWLGCAKEAIRVASSKSATAALLAAQGIATTPAIEPGQSDELPGERWVVKPDDGAGGLDTFVFDNFADACAEYDARAAAARNPVLQAWVDGEPLSLSLICRADGVELISINRQQISLSANDASQRQPRIVEFDGVTVNQIDLAGDQGRLLGALAQRVAKAMPGLRGFVGIDVVWHPLRGPVVIEVNPRLTVAYAGLCGAPGGELARTLLAAHGVRIGRSGPAARSRGAQSACGAQP from the coding sequence TTGACCAAGATCTTTGTCTACGAGTATCTCACCGGCGGCGGCATCGACCCGGCACATGCCGGCGCGGCGAGTCTCGCCGACCTGAGCGCGCTGATAGTCGAAGGCCGGGTGATGCGCGACGCGCTGGTGAGCGACTTGCGTGAGCTCGACGGCGTGGACGTGAGCTTCGCGAGCTCGCGCTTCGAAACCGTCGACCCGGCGCTCGCTCATTGTAGGGCCGCGCAAGGCGAGTCCATGACGGCCTTCGTCGCACGGGTGGCGCGCGAGCACGATTACGCGTGGATCATCGCGCCGGAATGCGACGGCTTGCTGCTCCACCTATACGACGCGGTGGGCGCGGCGCGCTGGCTCGGCTGCGCGAAAGAAGCGATCCGCGTGGCGTCGAGCAAGAGCGCCACGGCGGCGTTGCTCGCGGCGCAGGGTATCGCCACGACGCCCGCGATCGAACCCGGACAGTCCGACGAACTGCCCGGCGAGCGTTGGGTCGTGAAACCGGACGACGGCGCGGGCGGCCTCGATACCTTCGTGTTCGACAATTTCGCCGACGCCTGCGCCGAATACGATGCACGCGCGGCTGCCGCGCGCAATCCGGTGCTGCAGGCCTGGGTCGACGGCGAGCCGCTCAGCCTTTCGCTGATCTGCCGTGCCGACGGTGTGGAACTCATCAGCATCAACCGGCAGCAAATCAGCTTGAGCGCAAACGACGCGTCGCAGCGGCAACCGCGCATTGTCGAATTCGACGGCGTGACGGTCAATCAGATCGATCTGGCCGGCGATCAGGGGCGCTTGCTTGGCGCGCTGGCACAGCGCGTCGCGAAGGCGATGCCGGGCTTGCGCGGCTTCGTCGGCATCGACGTGGTGTGGCATCCGCTGCGCGGGCCGGTCGTGATCGAGGTCAATCCGCGCCTGACCGTGGCGTATGCGGGCCTGTGCGGGGCGCCGGGCGGCGAACTCGCACGCACCCTGCTCGCGGCGCACGGGGTGCGCATCGGGCGATCCGGGCCGGCGGCGCGCAGCCGTGGCGCACAGTCTGCCTGTGGAGCCCAGCCGTGA